A stretch of the Aegilops tauschii subsp. strangulata cultivar AL8/78 chromosome 4, Aet v6.0, whole genome shotgun sequence genome encodes the following:
- the LOC109738784 gene encoding protein ENDOPLASMIC RETICULUM-ARRESTED PEN3, which produces METSAAGAGRPGGGGKSGTAKQLNVGGKLFALEASSLSLSLSLDPSPTPTFVDRDPALLSALLSAIRAPSSPPAFPARVLLDEALFYGLHAQLLAALSPPPLLGFSASLASTLSPASEPFPTALAAHHDGSFCLAHGAGQLTYYSPALDRLTTFRTHLHRATSIRLLPSSLAVVGSSSSPGLHVYDLLEGWHVASVEWSDPTDLRVLKAKVIAIAARPPADAADTNSPILATFECPHRENCILAIDPVTLKPIQEIGRQSGSAAKSSSPDRLVHLQELGLVFASSVSSGAFGYSGYMRLWDIRSGNVVWETSEPGGSGRSSRFGDPFSDADVDVKQLMLYKVCSKSGDIGVADLRRLDNDPWVYMSSGPKGSGGGHGSVLHCYKSQVFVSRKDGLEVWSRLEEQRDDTCNFPEQPGAKETLDRKGINENSFRSSYVDTEEDSKRGMIEMMEGGGDRLFVTREDMPVVEVWESSHLAGAISLA; this is translated from the coding sequence ATGGAGACCAgcgccgccggcgccggccgaCCAGGCGGAGGAGGCAAGAGCGGCACGGCGAAGCAGCTAAACGTGGGGGGCAAACTCTTTGCCCTGGAGGCAagctccctctccctctccctctccctcgatCCCTCCCCAACCCCAACTTTCGTGGACCGCGACCCCGCTCTCCTCTCcgctctcctctccgccatccgcgcgccctcctccccgccggcctTCCCCGCCCGGGTCCTCCTCGACGAGGCCCTCTTCTACGGCCTCCACGCCCAGCTCCTCGCCGCGCTCTCCCCTCCGCCCCTCCTCGGCTTCTCCGCGTCCCTCGCGTCCACACTGTCCCCCGCCTCCGAGCCCTTCCCCACCGCGCTCGCCGCGCACCACGACGGCTCCTTCTGCCTCGCCCACGGCGCCGGTCAGCTCACCTACTACTCCCCGGCGCTGGACCGTCTCACCACCTTCCGCACCCACCTCCACCGCGCCACCTCCATCAGGCTGCTGCCCTCCAGCCTCGCCGTTGTCGGGTCCAGCTCCTCCCCCGGGCTCCATGTGTACGACCTCCTCGAAGGCTGGCACGTCGCCTCCGTTGAATGGTCAGACCCGACCGACCTACGCGTCCTCAAAGCGAAGGTCATCGCCATCGCCGCCCGTCCTCCTGCTGATGCCGCTGACACAAATTCACCGATCCTCGCTACATTCGAGTGCCCACACCGGGAGAACTGCATCCTGGCGATTGACCCTGTAACTCTTAAGCCCATACAGGAGATTGGCCGGCAAAGTGGGAGTGCGGCTAAGTCATCTTCGCCGGATCGACTAGTGCACCTGCAGGAGCTTGGGCTGGTGTTTGCTTCATCTGTGAGCTCGGGGGCATTTGGCTATTCTGGGTACATGAGGCTGTGGGACATTCGATCTGGGAATGTGGTCTGGGAGACAAGCGAGCCAGGGGGATCCGGAAGAAGCAGCAGGTTTGGTGATCCGTTTTCAGATGCAGATGTGGACGTGAAGCAGCTGATGCTCTACAAGGTGTGCTCAAAATCAGGAGATATTGGAGTTGCAGACCTGAGGCGCCTCGATAACGACCCTTGGGTGTACATGTCATCAGGACCAAAGGGGAGTGGAGGGGGTCATGGCAGTGTTCTGCATTGCTACAAGTCCCAGGTGTTTGTCAGCCGGAAGGATGGATTGGAGGTTTGGTCCAGACTGGAAGAACAACGAGATGACACATGCAACTTTCCGGAGCAACCGGGAGCAAAGGAGACACTTGACAGAAAAGGAATTAATGAAAATAGTTTCAGAAGCAGCTATGTGGATACCGAAGAGGATTCTAAGCGTGGAATGATAGAGATGATGGAAGGCGGCGGAGACCGCTTATTTGTGACCAGAGAAGACATGCCAGTTGTGGAAGTGTGGGAGAGTTCCCACCTAGCCGGTGCTATCTCTCTGGCATAG
- the LOC109738783 gene encoding uncharacterized protein → MAGGARCSSLLRGFLSLFFVMFLHIGHAGCCFSPGSASQQHEEDDAGAASSSSSKRRKISPLAFSPAVSSSTGVEERAGARRRARHVSSLATSLRCYIHRIFSSAGHKNSVPGGEEQEEAVTTTLSSPLAQSVTQRQASVVLSTPSSPCASPFLSPMSPQSLSVTPLVPCSPLATRQLSRSFAARGDLYPCKVCGEVLSKPQQLELHQAMKHSLSELTHLDSSMNIIRMIFLAGWGLSPPGAGYPPAVRRILRIHHNPRALSRFEEYRDLVRSRAARRCAGASGAVVEERCIADGNERLRFHCATMLCSLGAGVCGSPYCCTCTILRHGFAGKQADVDGIATYSSGWAAHASLPDEVEREFAFLQVRRAMLVCRVVAGRVVRGVDGDGDKVGYDSMVPVPPGGGGRGGEDDGELLVFNPRAVLPCFVIMYGS, encoded by the coding sequence ATGGCGGGCGGTGCTAGGTGCAGCTCGCTGCTGCGCGGGTTCCTGTCGCTCTTCTTTGTCATGTTCCTCCACATTGGCCACGCCGGCTGCTGCTTCTCGCCGGGCTCTGCCTCGCAGCAGCACGAGGAAGACGACGCCGGCGCtgccagcagcagcagcagcaagagGAGGAAGATATCGCCGCTCGCCTTCTCCCCGGCCGTGTCGTCCTCTACCGGTGTTGAAGAGAGGGCCGGCGCCAGGCGCAGGGCCAGGCACGTCTCGTCTCTCGCCAccagtctccggtgctacatacACCGCATCTTCTCCTCCGCCGGGCACAAGAATTCTGTTCCAGGCGGAGAGGAGCAGGAGGAGGCCGTCACGACCACCTTGTCGTCGCCGCTTGCTCAGTCCGTGACGCAGCGTCAGGCGTCCGTGGTGCTGTCCACGCCGTCCTCGCCGTGCGCGTCGCCGTTCCTGTCCCCGATGTCGCCGCAGTCCCTCAGCGTCACCCCGCTCGTGCCGTGCTCGCCGCTGGCGACCAGGCAGCTGTCCAGGTCGTTCGCCGCCCGCGGGGACCTGTACCCTTGCAAGGTGTGCGGCGAGGTGCTGAGCAAGCCGCAGCAGCTGGAGCTCCACCAGGCGATGAAGCACTCCCTCTCGGAGCTCACCCACCTGGACTCCAGCATGAACATCATCCGCATGATCTTCCTCGCCGGGTGGGGGCTGTCCCCGCCAGGCGCCGGCTATCCCCCGGCCGTCAGGCGCATCCTCAGGATCCACCACAACCCGCGCGCGCTCTCCCGCTTCGAGGAGTACCGGGACCTCGTCCGctcccgcgccgcccgccgctgcGCGGGCGCCAGcggcgcggtggtggaggagcggtgCATCGCGGACGGCAACGAGCGGCTGCGGTTCCACTGCGCCACCATGCTCTGCTCCCTGGGCGCCGGCGTGTGCGGGAGCCCCTACTGCTGCACCTGCACCATCCTCCGCCACGGGTTCGCGGGGAAGCAGGCGGACGTGGACGGCATTGCCACCTACTCCTCCGGGTGGGCCGCGCACGCGTCGCTGCCCGACGAGGTGGAGCGCGAGTTCGCGTTCCTGCAGGTGCGCCGCGCCATGCTGGTGTGCCGCGTCGTGGCGGGACGCGTCGTTCGCGGcgtcgacggggacggcgacaAGGTGGGCTACGACTCCATGGTGCCCGTGccgccgggcggcggcggacgagggGGAGAGGACGACGGCGAGCTGCTGGTGTTCAACCCCCGGGCCGTGCTCCCGTGCTTCGTCATCATGTACGGCAGCTAG